The following proteins come from a genomic window of Drosophila sulfurigaster albostrigata strain 15112-1811.04 chromosome X, ASM2355843v2, whole genome shotgun sequence:
- the LOC133849371 gene encoding BTB/POZ domain-containing protein KCTD5, protein MSTVFINSRKSPNVLKKQGTDQWVKLNVGGTYFLTTKTTLSRDPNSFLSRLIQEDCDLISDRDETGAYLIDRDPKYFAPVLNYLRHGKLVLDGVSEEGVLEEAEFYNVTQLIALLKECISHRDQRPYADKKRVYRVLQCREQELTQMISTLSDGWRFEQLITVGMQYSNYGPFENNEFLCVVSKECGSTAGRELELNDRAKVLQQKGSRILGI, encoded by the exons ATGAGCACAGTGTTTATCAATTCGAGGAAAAGCCCGAATGTGCTGAAGAAACAAGGCACAGACCAATGGGTCAAGCTCAATGTGGGTGGCACCTACTTTCTAACCACGAAAACAACGCTTTCCCGTGACCCCAATTCGTTTCTCTCGCGTCTCATACAAGAAGACTGTGATTTGATATCAGATCGG GATGAGACTGGCGCATATCTAATTGACAGAGATCCCAAGTACTTTGCGCCCGTGCTCAACTATTTGCGGCATGGCAAACTCGTCTTGGACGGCGTCTCCGAAGAAGGCGTTCTCGAGGAGGCTGAATTCTACAATGTGACACAGTTGATAGCGCTGCTCAAGGAGTGCATCAGTCACAGAGATCAA AGACCGTATGCGGACAAGAAGCGCGTCTATCGTGTGCTCCAATGCCGCGAACAAGAGCTGACACAG aTGATCTCAACTCTGTCGGATGGCTGGCGTTTCGAGCAGTTGATTACTGTGGGCATGCAATACTCCAACTACGGCCCCTTTGAGAACAATGAGTTCCTTTGTGTTGTGTCCAAAGAGTGCGGCTCGACAGCCGGACGTGAGCTGGAGCTTAATGATCGCGCCAAGGTTTTGCAGCAAAAGGGATCGCGCAT TCTTGGAATTTAA
- the LOC133849063 gene encoding uncharacterized protein LOC133849063, translating to MRIEPNRIMQSKRKVTSLSLQLVVTLVVIALTLDCVSALPSPMLYKRNPADKFEADLVPVSSTVIPLTVLEVSYGLGGKPSDEYKAAYLRKLRKQVQQKEANSASVLATGEVSELLPAPSDADTLITVKSQQQAAKVKAV from the exons ATGAGAATCGAACCGAATCGAATTATGCAGAGCAAGAGGAAAGTAACTTCGCTAAGTCTGCAGTTGGTGGTAACCCTGGTGGTCATTGCCTTGACTTTGGATTGCGTCAGCGCCTTGCCCTCGCCCATGTTGTATAAACGCAATCCTGCAGACAAATTCGAAGCTG atctGGTGCCTGTCTCGTCGACAGTTATTCCGTTGACTGTGCTCGAGGTGAGCTACGGACTGGGCGGCAAGCCAAGCGATGAATACAAGGCTGCCTATCTCCGCAAGCTGCGAAAGCAGGTCCAGCAAAAGGAAGCGAACTCTGCGTCCGTTTTAGCCACTGGCGAAGTCTCAGAGTTGCTGCCAGCGCCAAGCGATGCAGACACCTTGATCACAG TCAAATCGCAACAGCAGGCGGCCAAAGTCAAGGCTGTTTAG